From one Mycobacterium colombiense CECT 3035 genomic stretch:
- a CDS encoding class I SAM-dependent methyltransferase gives MRRTFDDLIAEADAAPVEGWDFSWLDGRATEERPSWGYQRLLRARLATVSAALDIHTGGGEVLSGAAPFPPTMAAIETWPPNAALATRRLHALGVVVVATRDEPPLPFADDAFDLVTTRHPISVWWTEIRRVLRPGGTYFAQHIGPATMGELVEFFIGPQPEKWAEFHPDAVRAQAEAAGLEVVDVRMERMRAEFFDIGAVVYFLRKVIWTVPDFSVQRYRERLAELHERIESEGPFVAHSVRLLVEARKPA, from the coding sequence ATGCGGCGCACATTTGACGACCTGATCGCCGAGGCGGACGCCGCCCCGGTCGAGGGCTGGGACTTTTCGTGGCTGGACGGCCGGGCCACCGAGGAACGCCCGTCATGGGGCTATCAGCGGCTGCTGCGGGCGCGGTTGGCGACGGTGTCGGCGGCGCTGGACATTCACACCGGCGGCGGGGAGGTGCTGTCCGGCGCGGCACCGTTCCCGCCGACCATGGCGGCCATCGAGACGTGGCCGCCGAACGCGGCGCTGGCCACCCGGCGCCTGCACGCCCTGGGCGTGGTGGTCGTCGCGACCCGCGACGAACCCCCGTTGCCGTTCGCCGACGACGCGTTCGACCTGGTGACCACCCGTCACCCGATCTCGGTCTGGTGGACGGAGATCCGCCGGGTGCTCCGGCCGGGCGGCACGTACTTCGCGCAGCACATCGGCCCGGCCACCATGGGCGAGCTGGTCGAGTTTTTCATCGGGCCGCAGCCGGAGAAGTGGGCCGAGTTTCACCCGGACGCCGTGCGCGCGCAGGCCGAGGCGGCCGGGCTGGAGGTTGTCGATGTGCGGATGGAGCGGATGCGCGCCGAGTTCTTCGACATCGGGGCCGTGGTGTACTTCCTGCGCAAGGTGATCTGGACGGTGCCCGACTTCAGCGTGCAGCGCTACCGCGAGCGGCTGGCCGAACTGCACGAGCGCATCGAATCCGAGGGGCCGTTCGTCGCCCACTCCGTGCGGCTGCTCGTCGAGGCCCGCAAGCCCGCCTGA
- a CDS encoding group I truncated hemoglobin has protein sequence MKILARFRKSAPAPVYDRIGGHEAIEVVVEDFYVRVLADDELSGFFTGTNMNRLKGKQVEFFAAALGGPEPYTGAPMKQVHQGRGITMHHFGLVAGHLADALAAAGVPSETVTEILGAIAPLAPQIATGDAGKVRI, from the coding sequence ATGAAAATTCTGGCGCGCTTCCGCAAGTCCGCACCGGCACCCGTCTACGACCGGATCGGTGGGCACGAGGCGATCGAAGTCGTGGTGGAGGACTTCTACGTTCGCGTGCTTGCCGACGACGAGCTGTCCGGCTTCTTCACCGGCACGAACATGAACCGCCTGAAGGGCAAGCAGGTGGAATTCTTCGCCGCCGCCCTAGGCGGCCCGGAGCCCTACACCGGCGCGCCGATGAAGCAGGTGCACCAGGGCCGCGGGATCACCATGCACCACTTCGGTTTGGTGGCGGGCCATTTGGCCGACGCGCTGGCCGCAGCCGGGGTGCCGTCGGAGACGGTCACCGAGATACTCGGCGCGATCGCCCCGCTGGCCCCCCAGATCGCCACGGGCGACGCCGGCAAGGTCAGAATCTGA
- a CDS encoding SDR family NAD(P)-dependent oxidoreductase, giving the protein MNLGDLTNLVENSIGSLVEKPLAAVSHIVNTPNSAGRYRPFYLRNLLDAVQGRTLEEAVKGRTILITGGSSGIGEAAAKKIAEAGGTVALVARTRENLEKVADEIRDGGGAAHVYPCDLSDMDAIAAMADQVLADLGGVDILINNAGRSIRRSLELSYDRIHDYQRTMQLNYLGAVQLILKFIPGMRERGYGHIVNVSSVGVQTRAPRFGAYIASKAALDSLCDSLQAETVNDDVRFTTVHMALVRTPMISPTTLYDKFPALTPEQAAGVIADAIVHRPRRASSPFGQFAAVADAVNPAVMDRVRNRAFAMFGDSDAAKGDETSTETTQFDKRSENFVRATRGIHW; this is encoded by the coding sequence ATGAATCTTGGTGACTTAACGAACTTGGTGGAGAACTCGATCGGGAGCCTGGTGGAAAAGCCACTGGCCGCGGTGTCCCACATCGTCAACACCCCGAACTCGGCCGGGCGGTATCGGCCGTTCTATCTGAGGAATCTGCTGGACGCGGTGCAGGGCCGCACGCTCGAGGAGGCGGTCAAGGGCAGGACCATCCTGATCACCGGGGGATCGTCGGGCATCGGTGAGGCCGCCGCGAAGAAGATCGCCGAGGCCGGGGGGACGGTGGCGCTGGTGGCGCGCACCCGGGAGAACCTGGAGAAGGTCGCCGACGAGATCCGCGACGGCGGCGGGGCCGCCCACGTCTACCCGTGCGACCTGTCCGACATGGACGCCATCGCCGCGATGGCCGATCAGGTGCTCGCGGATCTCGGCGGCGTCGACATCCTGATCAACAACGCCGGCCGCTCGATTCGGCGCTCGCTCGAGCTGTCCTACGACCGGATCCACGACTATCAGCGCACGATGCAGCTGAACTATCTCGGCGCGGTCCAGTTGATCCTCAAATTCATCCCCGGGATGCGCGAGCGGGGATACGGGCACATCGTCAACGTCTCCTCGGTCGGCGTGCAGACCCGCGCGCCGCGCTTCGGCGCCTACATCGCCAGCAAGGCCGCGCTGGACAGCCTGTGCGACTCGCTGCAGGCCGAGACCGTCAACGACGACGTGCGGTTCACCACGGTGCACATGGCGCTGGTGCGCACGCCGATGATCAGTCCGACCACGCTCTACGACAAGTTCCCGGCGCTGACGCCCGAGCAGGCGGCCGGGGTGATCGCCGACGCGATCGTGCATCGGCCGCGGCGGGCCAGCTCGCCGTTCGGGCAGTTCGCCGCGGTCGCCGACGCCGTCAACCCGGCGGTGATGGACCGGGTGCGCAACCGGGCGTTCGCCATGTTCGGCGATTCCGACGCGGCCAAGGGTGATGAAACATCAACCGAGACAACGCAATTCGATAAGCGCAGCGAAAACTTTGTGCGGGCGACCCGCGGGATACATTGGTGA
- a CDS encoding RluA family pseudouridine synthase: MSDRSMPVPEGLAGMRVDAGLARLLGLSRSAAAAIAEDGGVELDGVQAGKSDRLTGGAWLQVRLPEAPAPPQNTPVDIEGMTILYSDDDIVAVDKPAAVAAHASVGWTGPTVLGGLAAAGYRITTSGVPERQGIVHRLDVGTSGVMVVALSERAYTLLKRAFKQRTVDKRYHALVQGHPDPSSGTIDAPIGRHRGGEWKFAVTKDGRHSLTHYDTVEAFVAASLLDVHLETGRTHQIRVHFSALHHPCCGDLVYGADPKLAKKLGLERQWLHARSLSFAHPADGRRIEIVSPYPPDLQHALDVLRDEG; this comes from the coding sequence GTGAGTGACCGCTCGATGCCCGTCCCGGAGGGCCTGGCGGGCATGCGCGTCGACGCCGGGCTGGCCCGCCTGCTGGGGTTGTCGCGCAGCGCGGCGGCGGCGATCGCCGAGGACGGCGGCGTCGAACTCGACGGCGTCCAGGCCGGCAAGTCCGACCGGCTGACCGGCGGCGCGTGGCTGCAGGTGCGGCTGCCCGAGGCGCCCGCCCCGCCGCAGAACACGCCGGTCGACATCGAGGGCATGACGATCCTGTACTCCGACGACGACATCGTCGCCGTCGACAAGCCGGCGGCCGTGGCCGCGCACGCGTCTGTCGGCTGGACCGGGCCCACGGTGCTCGGCGGCCTGGCCGCCGCCGGCTACCGGATCACCACCTCGGGTGTGCCCGAGCGGCAGGGCATCGTGCACCGGCTCGACGTCGGCACGTCCGGGGTGATGGTGGTGGCGCTGTCCGAGCGCGCCTACACCCTGCTCAAGCGGGCGTTCAAACAGCGCACCGTCGACAAGCGCTATCACGCGCTGGTGCAAGGACATCCGGACCCGTCCAGCGGGACCATCGACGCGCCGATCGGGCGGCACCGCGGCGGCGAGTGGAAGTTCGCGGTCACCAAGGACGGCAGGCACAGCCTCACCCACTACGACACGGTGGAGGCCTTCGTCGCCGCCAGCCTGCTCGACGTGCACCTGGAAACCGGCCGCACCCACCAGATCCGGGTGCATTTCTCCGCGCTGCACCACCCGTGCTGCGGTGACCTCGTCTACGGTGCCGACCCCAAGCTCGCGAAAAAGCTTGGGCTGGAACGCCAATGGCTGCATGCCCGCTCGCTGTCGTTCGCGCACCCGGCCGACGGCCGGCGGATCGAGATCGTCAGCCCCTACCCGCCCGACCTGCAGCACGCGCTGGACGTGTTGCGCGACGAGGGCTGA
- the lspA gene encoding signal peptidase II encodes MPEEPTNSTEPVTSAEEAGGAAPVERDAEPESVASPGPAPRRLRLLLSIAAIILALDVVTKVLAVKLLPPGQPVPIIGDTVTWTLVRNSGAAFSMATGYTWVLTLIATGVVAGIFWMGRRLVSPWWAVGLGMILGGAMGNLVDRFFRAPGPLRGHVVDFLSVGWWPVFNVADPSVVGGAILLVVLSIFGFDFDSVGRRTAGDRRKDEGDSQDSAGE; translated from the coding sequence GTGCCTGAAGAACCAACGAACTCGACTGAGCCGGTGACCTCAGCCGAAGAGGCTGGTGGGGCCGCCCCGGTCGAGCGAGACGCGGAGCCCGAATCGGTCGCTTCGCCCGGACCCGCGCCACGGCGGCTGCGGCTGCTGCTGTCGATCGCGGCGATCATCCTGGCCCTCGACGTGGTCACCAAGGTGCTTGCCGTCAAACTGCTGCCGCCCGGCCAGCCGGTGCCGATCATCGGCGACACGGTGACCTGGACCCTGGTGCGCAATTCCGGTGCGGCCTTCTCGATGGCGACCGGCTACACCTGGGTGCTGACGCTGATCGCGACCGGCGTGGTGGCCGGCATCTTCTGGATGGGGCGCCGGCTGGTGTCGCCCTGGTGGGCGGTGGGCCTGGGGATGATCCTCGGCGGCGCCATGGGCAACCTGGTCGATCGCTTCTTCCGTGCCCCGGGGCCGCTGCGCGGGCATGTCGTGGACTTCCTGTCGGTCGGCTGGTGGCCGGTGTTCAACGTCGCCGACCCCTCCGTGGTCGGCGGGGCCATCCTGCTGGTGGTGCTGTCGATCTTCGGGTTCGATTTCGACTCGGTAGGTCGGCGCACCGCCGGCGACCGGCGCAAGGACGAGGGCGACAGCCAGGACAGCGCGGGTGAGTGA
- a CDS encoding DNA polymerase IV, with the protein MLHLDMDAFFASVEQLTRPTLRGRPVLVGGVGGRGVVAGASYEARVFGARSAMPMHQARRLVGVSAVVLPPRGVVYGLASRRVFDTIRAVVPVVEQLSFDEGFGEPAQLAGASAAEVEAFCEDLRRRVRDDTGLIASVGAGSGKQIAKIASGLAKPDGVRVVRRAEERLLLGGLPVRRLWGIGPVAEERLHRLGIETIGELAALTEPEAANILGATIGPALHRLARGIDDRPVAERAEAKQISSESTFAADLTSLEQLREAIEPIAEHAHHRLLRDGRGARTVTVKLKKSDMSTLTRSATLPYATTEVAALVGMARRLLLDPREIGPIRLLGVGFSGLSDVRQESLFPDLELAAPQSDSSSVETATEAMYGPGPQPAEAAGWRVGDDVAHRELGHGWVQGAGHGVVTARFETRSTGPGPARTFPADGGDLVRANPIDSLDWPDYAGELQASEVRALSAPPGDDVGDR; encoded by the coding sequence GTGCTGCACCTGGACATGGACGCGTTCTTCGCCTCCGTCGAGCAACTCACCCGCCCGACGCTGCGCGGACGCCCGGTGCTGGTCGGTGGCGTGGGCGGGCGCGGCGTGGTGGCCGGGGCCAGCTACGAGGCGCGCGTGTTCGGGGCGCGCTCGGCCATGCCCATGCACCAGGCGCGCCGGCTGGTCGGCGTGAGCGCGGTGGTGCTGCCGCCGCGCGGCGTGGTGTACGGGCTGGCCAGCAGGCGCGTCTTCGACACCATCCGCGCCGTGGTGCCCGTGGTCGAGCAGCTGTCCTTCGACGAGGGATTCGGCGAACCGGCACAGCTCGCCGGGGCGTCGGCGGCGGAGGTCGAGGCGTTCTGCGAGGACCTGCGGCGACGGGTCCGCGACGACACCGGACTGATCGCCTCGGTGGGTGCGGGCTCGGGCAAGCAGATCGCCAAGATCGCCTCCGGGCTGGCCAAGCCCGACGGGGTCCGGGTGGTGCGCCGCGCCGAAGAGCGGCTGTTGCTCGGCGGGCTGCCGGTGCGCCGGCTGTGGGGGATCGGCCCCGTCGCCGAGGAGCGGCTGCATCGCCTCGGCATCGAGACCATCGGGGAGCTGGCCGCGCTGACCGAGCCCGAGGCCGCCAACATCCTGGGCGCCACGATCGGGCCGGCGCTGCACCGGCTGGCCCGCGGCATCGACGACCGCCCGGTCGCCGAGCGGGCCGAGGCCAAGCAGATCAGCTCCGAGTCGACGTTCGCCGCCGACCTGACCAGCCTGGAGCAGCTGCGTGAGGCCATCGAGCCGATCGCCGAGCACGCCCATCACCGCCTGCTGCGCGACGGCCGCGGCGCGCGCACCGTCACCGTCAAGCTGAAGAAATCCGACATGAGCACGCTGACCCGGTCCGCCACGCTGCCCTACGCCACCACCGAGGTCGCCGCGCTGGTGGGCATGGCCCGCCGGCTGCTGCTCGATCCGCGCGAGATCGGGCCCATTCGCCTTCTCGGCGTGGGCTTTTCGGGGCTGAGTGACGTGCGCCAGGAATCGCTGTTTCCGGATTTGGAACTGGCTGCGCCGCAATCGGATTCATCGTCGGTGGAGACCGCGACCGAGGCCATGTATGGGCCCGGTCCCCAGCCGGCAGAGGCTGCGGGGTGGCGGGTCGGCGACGACGTCGCCCACCGCGAGCTCGGGCACGGCTGGGTGCAGGGCGCGGGCCACGGCGTGGTCACCGCGCGGTTCGAAACCCGCAGCACCGGCCCCGGCCCGGCCCGGACCTTTCCCGCCGACGGCGGCGACCTGGTGCGCGCCAACCCGATCGATTCCCTGGACTGGCCCGATTACGCCGGGGAGCTGCAGGCCTCAGAAGTCAGAGCGCTGTCAGCCCCACCGGGCGACGACGTCGGCGACCGGTAG
- a CDS encoding SDR family NAD(P)-dependent oxidoreductase, translating to MSLPKPDIETTVVITGASSGIGAELARGLARRGFPLLLVARRRERLDELANEVGQEYSVGVEVLPLDLSDAKSRAKLASRLRSEPIAGLCNSAGFGTSGVFHELPVERESEEVTLNALALMELTHATLPGMVERGAGAVMNIASIAGFQPVPFMAVYSATKAFVQTFSEAVHEELHGTGVSVTCLCPGPVPTEWAEIANAERFSIPIAQVSPRDVAEAAIGGMLAGRRTVVPGVVPKVVSTGGRFAPRSLLLPGIRIGNRFRGGPKS from the coding sequence ATGAGTCTTCCCAAACCTGATATTGAGACCACCGTCGTCATCACCGGCGCCTCGTCCGGCATCGGCGCCGAACTGGCCCGCGGGTTGGCCCGCCGTGGCTTCCCGTTGTTGCTGGTCGCGCGGCGCCGCGAGCGCCTCGACGAGTTGGCCAACGAGGTGGGCCAGGAGTACTCGGTGGGCGTCGAGGTGCTGCCACTGGACCTCAGCGACGCCAAGTCGCGCGCCAAGCTGGCGAGCCGGCTGCGCAGCGAGCCGATCGCCGGCCTGTGCAACAGCGCCGGTTTCGGCACCAGCGGGGTGTTCCACGAGCTGCCGGTGGAGCGCGAGAGCGAAGAGGTCACGCTCAACGCGCTGGCGTTGATGGAACTGACCCACGCGACGTTGCCCGGCATGGTCGAGCGCGGCGCCGGCGCGGTGATGAACATCGCGTCGATCGCCGGATTCCAGCCCGTTCCCTTCATGGCGGTCTATTCGGCCACCAAGGCGTTCGTGCAGACGTTCTCCGAAGCGGTGCACGAGGAGCTGCACGGGACGGGTGTGTCGGTCACCTGCCTGTGCCCGGGACCGGTGCCGACGGAGTGGGCCGAGATCGCCAACGCCGAGCGGTTCAGCATTCCCATCGCCCAGGTGTCGCCGCGCGACGTGGCCGAGGCGGCCATCGGCGGCATGCTCGCCGGCCGGCGCACGGTGGTGCCCGGCGTGGTGCCCAAGGTGGTCAGCACCGGCGGGCGGTTCGCTCCGCGCAGCCTGCTGCTGCCCGGGATCCGGATCGGCAACCGCTTCCGCGGTGGGCCGAAGAGCTGA
- a CDS encoding type II toxin-antitoxin system Rv0910 family toxin yields MAAVDLTADVPMTPQDMWDHVSDLSDLGDWLVMHEGWRSDLPDEIAEGTQIVGVARAKGLRNRVTWTVTRWDPPHEMAMSGDGKGGAKYVVTLTVRPAGEGSTLGLRLELGGRALFGPVGSAAARAVKGDVQKSLKNFVELYG; encoded by the coding sequence GTGGCTGCCGTGGACCTGACCGCCGACGTCCCGATGACTCCGCAGGACATGTGGGATCACGTCTCCGATCTCTCGGATCTGGGCGACTGGCTGGTCATGCACGAGGGCTGGCGCAGCGACCTGCCCGACGAGATCGCCGAGGGCACCCAGATCGTCGGCGTCGCGCGCGCCAAGGGACTTCGCAACCGGGTGACGTGGACCGTCACCAGGTGGGACCCGCCGCACGAGATGGCGATGTCGGGGGACGGCAAGGGCGGTGCAAAGTACGTCGTCACCCTCACCGTGCGGCCCGCCGGCGAGGGATCGACGCTGGGTCTGCGCCTCGAACTGGGCGGACGGGCGCTGTTCGGCCCGGTGGGATCGGCGGCCGCGCGGGCCGTCAAAGGCGACGTCCAGAAGTCGCTGAAGAACTTCGTCGAGTTGTACGGATAA